In one window of Henckelia pumila isolate YLH828 chromosome 1, ASM3356847v2, whole genome shotgun sequence DNA:
- the LOC140874275 gene encoding probable calcium-binding protein CML46, whose protein sequence is MDYLENTTLFSAFWMIKAICLDIENCLSRIDYFLQSVPKFLSIITNSSEARGELPIHRDRCSELVEKINISEINLVMSRLGVGWAMEDPGNENGNKPFYVEDDFLTLFDEEEPSFEEIKETFEVFDSNKDGFIDCGDLRRVLCALGFRQGCDLEDCKRMIRVFDVNGDGLIDFREFVMFMEKCFSNA, encoded by the coding sequence ATGGATTATCTGGAGAACACTACTTTATTTTCAGCGTTTTGGATGATCAAAGCCATCTGCTTGGACATCGAGAATTGCTTGTCAAGAATCGATTATTTCCTACAAAGTGTTCCAAAGTTTTTGTCAATTATTACCAATTCTTCGGAAGCCCGTGGCGAGCTTCCGATTCACCGTGACAGATGTTCCGAGTTGGTGGAGAAGATAAACATATCGGAAATCAACTTGGTGATGAGTAGATTAGGAGTGGGGTGGGCAATGGAGGATCCCGGAAATGAGAATGGTAATAAGcctttttatgttgaagatgatTTCTTGACGTTGTTTGATGAAGAAGAGCCCAGCTTCGAGGAAATTAAGGAGACTTTCGAGGTTTTCGACTCGAACAAGGATGGTTTCATAGATTGTGGTGATCTGAGGAGAGTTTTGTGTGCTTTGGGATTCAGACAAGGGTGTGATTTGGAGGATTGCAAGAGGATGATTCGAGTTTTTGATGTTAACGGGGACGGGCTCATCGATTTTCGTGAGTTTGTCATGTTCATGGAGAAATGTTTCTCCAACGCTTAG